The Pelagibaculum spongiae genome contains the following window.
ATTCACATCTGTCTGATGGCTGTAACCTCCACCGAGACGAGATAGAACAACCTTCGCTCCTTCTGCAACTAGGCTCTGCCCATCTTGATAAAAAACATGTCCGCGAATGGTTCCAAATGCTCGAAGTTTGATTCCAAGCTCCAAGTTACTATTTGATGCAAGCTGGCCATTTGATACACCATACAAACCAGTACGGGGGTCTTGAGCAACAACCTTGATATTTCCTTCAGGAAGATTTCTGAGGAAATAGTACCCTTGGAAATCAGTATTAACTGACCACTCTTCCCCTGAATCATAACTTACAGTGACTCGTGCTCCGGCAACAGCTGCATCACGAGGGCTAATAACTCTGCCAAATAATTCACCGAAAATTTCTTCAACGACAATACTTCCAACATCTAGAGTCTGACCAGTCAAAGCCGGAAATGGCTGAGATTTACCATCGAGCACTTTACCTTTTAATACCGAACGAGCAGATACGACAATATCGCCATTTAAAATAGGCACATGGGGTATTTCAAACTGACCATTTTGATTTGTAACTGCAGAAAAACTATTGAATACCAGAGCACTTGCACCTTCAACTGGGCTAGCTTGCTGATCAATTACAATTCCGACAACTTTAGTAGTTTCTGTATAAGCTAATGGATCAAGTCCAAATTGAATTTCAATACTGTCACTAATTCCGTCGTTATCACTGTCCCCAGATAATGGATCGGTACCTCTTATTATTTCTTCTCCGTCAACAATTCCATCAGAGTCGGTATCTGCCAGGAGTGGGTCTGTTGCCGACTGCGTTTCTTCAAAATCAGAAAGTGTATCGCCATCAGTGTCTTGGTGGAGAACAGATGTGCCCAACAAATACTCTTCAAGATTCGATAGGCCATCAGCATCTTTATCAGTAACAGCATCAGTAGCATCATTGGGGTCAAGTGCATTCCTTAATTCAAAATCATCAGGCATACCGTCATTATCAGTATCAATTGGAAAGAACACTTCAATAGAGACCGAAGACATAACACCTTCATGGCGAATCGAAATTATGGAGCGCCCTGTTTTCTGAGCCGTAATCAAACCATCCGCTGAAATTGTCACAACGTCAGAAGAACTGGAATAGATCGTTCCTAGGCTTCCTAAAGTCAGGTCTTTATTCGAGCCATCGGGCAATAAGGCATTCACTCGCAATTGGGTAGTTGGCTGATCTACCGTAAGTTCATCGCGCTTAGCTTCAATTTCAAGCGATACGGGAATTGGATGGAATTGATCGAAAAGAATCTGGCCAACATTAACTTTATCACTATCGGGGTCGGCATAAAGCAGTGCTGACTCCCCATAAACCAGTTGGCCATCATTGTTACAAATTGCTCTTGCTCTATAAGGTACATCTGTTGTCAATGGAGTCAACAGAGCAAAACCACCATGTTCATCAACCCTTGCAGAGCCATTTAATATATTAATAATGCACCGTTGATCAAGAACCGGATCTGACGCCTCTCCATCCTCACCAGCTATCGCCAGATTGGATAGCGTCAATAGAAAAACCAAGGCCATCATTATCTTACTAGCCATTAAAAAGCCGGTATTTATTGCATTAGCAATGTTTTTATACATCCAGTTCTTGAAGCAGTCCATTTTACAGTCCGTTGATTTGCTTTAATACAGCTTTGATTTTATTTTTAATCTGGTCTGATTTACTCAGGCGCAGCACTGACTTTAATTGTGAAGAATAAGGCCTGGCAACAACCCCATACTCCCCAATAGCCTCAAGCACAGCTATTTTTATTTGCTCATTAGTACTATGTATCAAGTGATAGCGAAGACCATGAATTGCATTTTTTGGTTGCAAACGCTTGATTAATCCTAAAGATAAAATCACGACAGTAGTGTCATGATGGTTAATACTACGAATTAAATCTCCTTGAGTTTCCAGAATATCTGACAAGTCATAAATATAATCTTGCGACCTAGAGAAACCTGGAGATTGTCGTGCCAACCAGAGCACCTTAAGAACTTCCGCTCTCATCTTTGAGTTTTCGAGCTTTTGCTTTTCCAGTGCCTTATAAATTTTTTGTAAATTCTGATCACTCAATACAACATCTTCGGATAACAAAGAGAGTGGCATTAAAAAATCAAGCATCATCTGCCGTTGTAACTCTGTCAATCCACCTTCCTTGACAGAAAGCTTTATCCAAAGCTTGTAATTAAGAATGAATTTATCAAGTGATTCTGGTGATAATTTTAAGGATGACAATTTACGATATTTGAAGGCCGCCAGCTGAGTTTCTCTTAATAATTGAGAAGCTAGGAACAAATGCTCTTTAAGCATTTTATCCTGTACAGCCCTATCGATTTCAGTGAATAATTGACTGACTAACACCTCAATTTTCAATGGTGTTAGCAGAGAATCATCACGATATTCACCAGACCTTAATCTCTGAATCAATAGTGCAACCTGATCATGCCTTAGGTACTTTTCATCGTTAAGCCAAGCTTCTGGCAATTGCTGACGCTGCATATAAATAAGAGTCAATACCAGTACTGCAACTGCGAGTAGCAAACCAAGTAACAAAACAATCGATTTTTTGGCCATTAACTTAACCTCTAAAAAGATCTGTCAGAATATTTTCAAAAGAGTCTAACGCCCTAGCGCCGGAGATAGAAACAACATCAACCACCGCACCATTTTCAATTTTTCCAATAAAGAAGCGAGGCGTGCCTGTAACACCCAAGCGCGATGCTGCTGCAAAATCTTGTTCCAGCTGTTTTCGATTATCTTTGGAATTGAAGCAAGATGAGTACTGATCTTTTTTCAACCCTAGCTTTTCTGCATAAGCTTCATAGCTGCCAGAGGTTAAAGATCCCGTTCTATTTACCAGTGTGTCATGTGCTGCATTAAATTGATTTTGCTCCGCAGCACAACGAGCAAAAATAGCCGAGTTTTTAGCCTGACTATGAAAACCAAGCGGGAAATCCCTTACAACATACTTCACTAGTCCAGTATCAATATATTTTCTTTTTAATGCGGGCAATACTTTTTTTGCATGCCGCAAACAGTAAGGGCATTGATAATCCATATACTCAACAATCGCATACTTGGCGCTGTCGCTACCTAAAACTGTCCGCTCACCTTTCAGAGATATCTTTCCGATTGTTTTTTTATTTTTTTCCGGAAATTGGAGTCCAGCTACTTCGTCCCTTAAAGAAACAACTTCTGCCATTAACAGGTCAAGCTTTTTTTGTATGTCTTCCTCCCCATTAAAGTGACTTTCTGAGCACCCGGAAAGGCTAAAAACAAATAAACACATCAAAAAACACTTCATTACTTACTCCAGAACAAAAAAAAACTTCGTGACTGCTTTAACAAGCCAATCAAATTCCATTGAAAAAATCATTATTTTCAGAAGAGTAGAAAACATTTGAAATTAAATCATTACAAACAAATACATTCATAGAGCTCTCTATTTTTGAAAATACATAAATTTGGCACTCATCGTTCAATGGAACAATTTTACTGAATTTTAAGCCACTACCATAAAGCGACGACACTGCAATTTCTTCTAATGTCAACTCACTGTTCTTCACCCATCTTTCCAGAGATTCGACTGAAGCAGTTGAAAAATATAATTTTTCTATCAAACTACTTAGCTTGGCATCACCTTGCTCAATCAAATCAACAATCTCACCATTGACTAATGGATCTTTTTTTGTAACAACAACCGAATAATCATTTTTTTGATATTTTTGGCATGAAAAAACACAACCGATTTCAATCAACAGCTTATCATACAAGCCTAAGAAACTAACATCTTCCTTACTTTCTCTTGCCCTAAAAGCCACTCCTAGAAGAGCCCTAGAAACTACTCCAAGTTGATTTTTGGGGAGTATCTTATACCTGCCTTGCCCCTCATCAATAACTGAAAAAAACATTAGCGGTTTGATATCGTAACCAATCAACTCCCTTTGAATAAAAATAGATATTTTATTATCATGCTCCATTATCGATAGTAGTTTTTCAGATCTAATTTTACCTTTCCCGAAGCGCTCTACTGAGATAAAATTTGCAACTTCATCATCTCTGCCATTTATAAAAAACTGCCTTACATCATTCCCCTTATAAATCTCTCCCAACACATCACGGTAAAAACTTATTATGTTCTTATAGTGACCGCTATATGTCTCTATTTTTTTACCATAAGGCTCTCCTCTGACTTTAATAAAAGCTGCTGTTTGAAAAGCACTTCCTTCAACACTTGCATATACTGGAACATATAAAGTAAGACGATAATTGAGTGCAACCCCTAGAAAAACCAGAGCAAGAATACTAGATAGCCCAAGTATTATTTTCATTAACTTTACCTCTCTTATAAAAAGTATGGCCCAAATGGAATCGTAATTGGAACATCCCTTAACTTCCCTGTCGCGCCTGAAGTCACAATAAATTTCAAATCTAAAGTCACTCCTTTCCAGTCAAAATTAACACCACTAGGTGCGCCACATTCTTTTCCATTGGTTGAGTATTTCCAAGAAAAGTTTACCGCTGCAGCAAGTTCAACTCCTGCTAGCCCACACTTATCAGCATCAGGAACGAAAACCCCTCCTGTTCTTATACATCCAAGAGCGCTGACATCACCTTTAGCGCCCAAACCAAGAACAACTCCTAAATCAGCAAAAACACAATTATTCGACTCATTGCAAGAGCTATCTCTTCTTCCTAAAATCCCACTTATTCCTGCACCAACAGCTGGGCCCAGCGAAGCCACAGCTGAAACATCAATTTTGACATAACCAACAAAACCTAGGTCTACTCCAAGATCTTTTTGGTTTAAATAAAAAGGAGGCAACACATCCAATGACGCAGATATTCCTGCACTAACCTCAAGGGAATCTTCAGCTTCACCTGCATCTTGCTTACCTTTGTCTTCTGAGCAACATTCTCTTTCTTTTCTTTTATGCTTAAGTTTATTTACTGGTGCAACCTTAATTTTTACACGCGGCAACTTCTTGAGTTTCTTATTTAGAGAATCTATAGCTCCCACTGGAATTTCTAAATTTAAGGTTGATCCACTTGCCACACGCCACTTTGTATCGACAGCAATATCAATAGCCTCTCCTCCTTGGCATTCTCTGCATTTGTTTCCTTCGACCAATTTACCATCTCTATATTTTTTTTCTTCCGGAACGTTTTTACCATCTTCTGAACATGAATAAGTTATTTCCTTGCACTCTTCCTTTTCAGAAAATTTGTGCTGACCAGGGCTATTTTCCCAACCTTTATCATTACATGCAGGGGCTCGGCAGTCAGTTAAATCATTATCTGGCAAGTTTGCTGATTCATTCTCGTATTCATTTTTTTCATCACAAAATAGCACCTTGCAATCATCTGGCTTCTGGAATTCATCTCCCTTAGGCCGATGAGAACTATCTTCTACAGAAATCCCCCTCTCGCATTTACGACATTCTTCACTTGGAACTTCACTGTCATCATGAGCAGGAGGGCCTATGCAGGTTTTATCTACACAATCATTGGGATCATCTGCTGCCGAACCATCAATTGGCTCATCTGACAAATCTTCTTCATACTTAAGCTGCTTATTCTTACAAGTTGGAATTTGACAATCGCCTTGCTCATCAGCTGGCTTATCATCATTATCTTCTAGATTATCTTCTGGGCTGTCACCACATAGCTCAAGCTGACAATTATCGGGTATTTGATTGGATTTTAACTTACCTTTTATCAGCTTGGGCTCACTACAAGCACATGCACCAGGAATCTTTGATCTCTGATAACACTCTGTACCGTTGCATTGTTCATAGCATTTATCATCCGGTGGTGGTGGCGCGCCACCCCAACCGGAATGACGAATACCATGCCCTAAGCGTGATGTTATTTTTGCTCCATCATCTGACACAACACCTGGACCAATACTGACCCACTCCATTAAATCATGATCAAAAGAAAACATTTCCATTTCTTCACCAGGTGTACCACCAAAGCTATTTGGCAATGAGACACGGGCTGGTGGATCGAAGTGAATCCCTGCAGGCTGTAAAGTCCATGCAACCTCAAATGCACTGCCATTGGGCGCTGGCATGGGCACCTTGTCAGACTGCACCTGAGTAAACATCACCCGGCCTGTTTTTCTGCCATCAGGGAAAGTCATAGAATTAGCAGGAATAATAACTTCCGCCCCCTCTACATTGCGCATAGGGATTATGATATCTCTATCACCACCTGCTATTTTTCCTCCGTCATAATCCACTTCGGGGAAATAAATCGGCATTTCAACAGTGTTATCCTTACCGGAGATAGTCACTAGCTCAAACATCAGGTGGGGCCATTCGCCTTCCCTACTAGTAGTACTTCCGTCAAGCACCAGATGCACTGTGCCTACAGGTGCTTTATCAAATAAGAACATTCCCTGCGCATCAGTAATCGTTTCACGGGTATTAAAAAAGTTACCCATTATTTTTACTTCTACATCCGGCAATGGCTGATTACTATTATCTAAAACCAAACCGGATATTTTTGTTTCTTCAATTGCACCAGGGCGTGAATTATTTGCAACAAATGTAGTATTTAATTCA
Protein-coding sequences here:
- a CDS encoding DsbA family protein translates to MKCFLMCLFVFSLSGCSESHFNGEEDIQKKLDLLMAEVVSLRDEVAGLQFPEKNKKTIGKISLKGERTVLGSDSAKYAIVEYMDYQCPYCLRHAKKVLPALKRKYIDTGLVKYVVRDFPLGFHSQAKNSAIFARCAAEQNQFNAAHDTLVNRTGSLTSGSYEAYAEKLGLKKDQYSSCFNSKDNRKQLEQDFAAASRLGVTGTPRFFIGKIENGAVVDVVSISGARALDSFENILTDLFRG